From a single Methanofollis sp. W23 genomic region:
- a CDS encoding DUF2298 domain-containing protein — MSPEVQALMLLSWLFLVKILQLSLWPALRPAFKDYAYPAAYPASLLLFGVLTWYAALIELPVQVALVPFALLGGYALYRRAYRPDELRRAFVWDAVFLSFFTILLAVRFLDPAIAYAEKPMDHAFLASAMRFMSVPPPDPWFAGGVLDIYYYLGYWLMGMLGVTVGVPSAVVYNLALPTIFGVAAVSVYAIGRLLIPKFAWLPLGVFFAVNPAFVQHLLFEGTTHSLLWNSSRVIEGTINEYTLFSFLWGDLHPHVMDIFNQAFFLFLVVYALTRWHDLASKARWVVIGCAALSLGSMPGINSWDVLLYAPITLGVGYLIWRREHDSRFLLAVPPLGVAVYAPYYLQLNSAGFSGFGVVTAASDPVEFLLFHGFFLALIYAFTIPDLRVRPYLLAVPVVLVLAGYPAAAIAALPLAVLLTRTRLAPADILVVAGLVIVLLCEFFYLKDNMGADYLRMNTVFKCYSVAWLLIGIGTLVWAGQWLAGRGGADRFTARQWRTLGALVVAALIIVPFAIPVVGIGPASLDGTAWLQKHHPGDAAGIAWLNQKEGDIVLVEAVEKDYAYGSRVSAYTGIPTVLGMPFHEQMWRSNWTLISGRQNDVRTIYEEPGLSLDLMKRYGATHLYVGGLEREIYALDLPTEGLVPVFESGDVVIYRRE, encoded by the coding sequence GTGAGCCCTGAGGTCCAGGCTCTTATGCTCCTCTCCTGGCTCTTCCTGGTCAAGATACTCCAACTCTCTCTCTGGCCTGCCCTCAGGCCGGCCTTCAAGGATTATGCCTATCCAGCCGCATATCCGGCCTCTCTTCTCCTCTTCGGCGTGCTGACCTGGTATGCTGCGCTCATCGAGCTCCCGGTCCAGGTCGCTCTGGTCCCCTTCGCCCTCCTGGGGGGGTATGCCCTGTACAGGCGTGCATACCGGCCAGACGAACTGAGGCGCGCCTTCGTCTGGGACGCCGTCTTTCTCTCCTTCTTCACCATACTCCTCGCGGTCAGGTTTCTTGACCCGGCCATTGCCTACGCCGAGAAACCGATGGACCACGCCTTTCTCGCCTCGGCAATGCGTTTTATGAGTGTCCCCCCACCTGACCCCTGGTTTGCAGGCGGGGTGCTGGACATCTATTATTATCTTGGCTACTGGCTGATGGGGATGCTTGGGGTGACCGTGGGGGTTCCGTCGGCGGTCGTTTATAACCTGGCCCTCCCGACTATCTTCGGCGTGGCTGCGGTCTCGGTCTATGCAATTGGTCGTCTTCTTATCCCGAAATTTGCATGGCTCCCGCTCGGGGTGTTCTTCGCTGTGAACCCGGCCTTTGTCCAGCACCTCCTCTTCGAGGGGACCACACACTCGCTCCTCTGGAACAGCAGCAGGGTCATCGAAGGAACGATCAACGAATACACCCTTTTCTCCTTTCTCTGGGGCGACCTCCACCCGCACGTGATGGACATCTTCAACCAGGCCTTCTTCCTTTTCCTGGTCGTCTATGCCCTCACGCGCTGGCACGACCTTGCCTCGAAGGCACGCTGGGTCGTCATCGGGTGCGCCGCCCTCTCTCTTGGTTCGATGCCGGGGATCAACTCATGGGACGTTCTCCTGTACGCACCCATCACCCTTGGTGTGGGGTATCTCATCTGGCGGCGGGAGCATGACTCCAGGTTTCTTCTGGCCGTCCCGCCCCTGGGGGTCGCGGTCTATGCCCCCTATTATCTCCAGCTCAACAGCGCCGGGTTTAGTGGGTTTGGGGTGGTCACGGCAGCCTCAGACCCGGTCGAGTTCCTGCTCTTTCACGGATTCTTCCTTGCTCTCATCTATGCCTTCACCATACCAGACCTCAGGGTGCGCCCCTACCTCCTCGCGGTCCCGGTCGTCCTCGTCCTTGCCGGTTACCCGGCGGCGGCGATCGCCGCGCTCCCCCTTGCCGTCCTCCTCACCCGCACCCGCCTCGCACCTGCCGATATACTCGTGGTTGCAGGACTTGTCATCGTCCTCCTCTGTGAGTTTTTCTATCTCAAGGACAATATGGGGGCAGACTATCTCAGGATGAACACGGTCTTCAAATGCTACTCGGTCGCATGGCTCCTTATCGGCATCGGCACCCTGGTCTGGGCCGGGCAGTGGCTTGCAGGGCGGGGCGGTGCCGACCGGTTCACCGCGCGGCAGTGGCGGACACTTGGAGCGCTTGTCGTTGCGGCCCTGATCATCGTCCCGTTTGCAATCCCGGTCGTGGGTATCGGTCCTGCCTCTCTTGACGGGACTGCATGGCTCCAGAAGCATCATCCCGGCGACGCTGCGGGAATCGCATGGCTCAACCAGAAGGAGGGCGACATTGTCCTTGTCGAAGCGGTGGAGAAGGACTATGCCTATGGGTCTCGTGTTTCAGCATATACCGGGATCCCGACGGTTCTCGGGATGCCGTTTCATGAACAGATGTGGCGGAGCAATTGGACTCTCATCTCAGGGAGGCAAAACGACGTTCGCACGATCTATGAGGAGCCGGGCCTGAGCCTCGACCTGATGAAGCGGTATGGAGCGACCCACCTCTATGTGGGCGGGCTTGAACGCGAGATTTATGCCCTTGACCTGCCGACCGAAGGCCTGGTGCCGGTCTTTGAGTCGGGGGATGTGGTCATCTATCGGCGGGAGTGA
- a CDS encoding 50S ribosomal protein L24e codes for MVDTYKCSFCGKAMEPGTGKLFVRRDGSLFYFCSTKCQKNSKLGRVPRKVAWTEAGRKALGKE; via the coding sequence ATGGTCGACACCTATAAGTGCAGTTTCTGTGGCAAGGCAATGGAGCCAGGCACAGGGAAGCTCTTCGTCCGCAGGGACGGGTCGCTCTTCTACTTCTGCTCCACGAAGTGCCAGAAGAACTCCAAGCTCGGGCGTGTCCCCCGTAAGGTCGCCTGGACTGAGGCCGGCCGCAAGGCTCTCGGGAAGGAGTGA
- the ndk gene encoding nucleoside-diphosphate kinase, which produces MEQTFVMIKPDGVQRGIVGAIISRLEAKGLKLVAANLTTLSEETVMEHYAEHVEKPFFPSLKAYVMSGPVLTMVWEGKDAIAIVRRLVGATNPAEAAPGTIRGDMGMETGKNVIHASDASESAAREIGIHFTRDELVTYTRIDEPVLYE; this is translated from the coding sequence GTGGAGCAGACCTTTGTGATGATCAAGCCAGACGGTGTCCAGCGTGGCATCGTCGGGGCGATCATCTCCCGCCTCGAAGCAAAGGGGCTCAAGCTGGTCGCGGCAAACCTGACCACTCTCTCTGAAGAGACGGTGATGGAGCACTATGCCGAGCATGTCGAGAAGCCCTTCTTCCCATCACTGAAGGCATATGTCATGTCAGGCCCGGTCCTCACCATGGTCTGGGAAGGCAAGGACGCGATCGCGATCGTCAGGAGGCTTGTCGGGGCGACCAACCCGGCTGAGGCCGCACCAGGGACGATCAGGGGCGATATGGGGATGGAGACCGGCAAGAACGTCATCCATGCCTCCGACGCTTCCGAAAGCGCCGCCCGGGAGATTGGGATTCATTTCACCAGGGACGAACTCGTCACCTACACCAGGATCGACGAGCCGGTCCTGTACGAGTAA
- a CDS encoding DUF5803 family protein — MSASDRDRGHRAGLALCLALIITLAVPVSAFNATVEVLPGGDAYQGAVTLVNESEYSFWKPGHLGETLTLEVENVTVSGECGTNCTYTWENKNTVSFEQGNVTVGYEAEVKSRDLQVLMTEPSNITLTLPEDLMVSNPLLGWTSTGAEVKEEENGTTMVQWENTRYAEVRFYDSGQEQLLYIFGSVWVAVAAVLLFPYLLLRRQRPPEIPPPEKP; from the coding sequence ATGTCAGCCTCCGATCGAGATCGAGGCCACCGAGCAGGCCTTGCTCTCTGTCTTGCACTTATAATCACGCTTGCGGTGCCAGTCTCGGCCTTCAATGCAACGGTCGAGGTGCTCCCTGGAGGCGATGCCTACCAGGGGGCGGTCACCCTTGTCAACGAGAGTGAATACTCCTTCTGGAAACCAGGGCATCTTGGTGAGACCCTCACATTGGAGGTGGAGAATGTCACGGTCTCCGGGGAATGCGGGACAAATTGCACCTATACCTGGGAGAATAAAAATACCGTCTCTTTCGAGCAGGGCAACGTGACCGTGGGCTATGAGGCCGAGGTCAAGAGCAGAGACCTCCAGGTCCTCATGACCGAACCTTCCAATATCACCCTCACCCTGCCAGAAGATCTCATGGTCTCCAACCCCCTCCTCGGGTGGACAAGCACCGGTGCCGAGGTAAAGGAGGAAGAAAACGGGACTACTATGGTCCAGTGGGAGAATACCCGGTACGCTGAAGTCCGTTTCTATGACTCAGGTCAGGAACAACTTCTCTATATCTTCGGTTCTGTCTGGGTGGCGGTTGCGGCGGTGCTCCTCTTCCCGTACCTGCTCCTCCGCCGGCAGAGGCCGCCTGAGATCCCTCCGCCTGAAAAGCCCTAA
- a CDS encoding tubulin/FtsZ family protein: protein MRVFFIGFGQAGGKVVDMFIEQDRRSGSNNFRGIIVNTARTDLMGLKNIEMKDRILIGQTVVKGHGVGTDNVTGARIAADEIDSIINAIDTRGTHDIDAFVIVAGLGGGTGSGGSPVLARHLKRIYREPVYAVGLLPAPEEGRLYTYNAARSLSTLVHEADNVFVFDNAAWKNEGESVKNAYSRLNEEIVRRFGVLFRAGEVGKAGVGEMVVDSSEVINTLRGGGISSVGYAVTEVVSERTKKKKGLFGGLRDTFAKEEDTAEEVLTGEDKSAKVIALVRRAMLGRLTLPCDYSTAERALVLVAGNSSEMDRKGVEKAKSWVEENIAGVEVRGGDYPVDSNYVAAVVVLSTIGEAPRVRDLFEIAKQTKEEVIRSKEKRTSMFDDAGIDPLFE, encoded by the coding sequence ATGAGGGTATTTTTCATAGGATTCGGTCAGGCTGGCGGTAAAGTCGTTGACATGTTCATCGAGCAGGATCGAAGATCCGGCTCGAATAACTTCAGGGGTATCATCGTCAACACCGCTCGCACTGACCTGATGGGACTGAAGAACATCGAGATGAAAGATCGGATTCTGATCGGTCAGACCGTCGTGAAAGGGCACGGGGTAGGTACCGACAATGTCACCGGCGCCAGGATCGCCGCCGACGAGATCGATTCGATCATCAACGCGATCGATACGCGGGGCACCCATGACATCGATGCCTTCGTCATCGTCGCCGGGCTTGGCGGGGGTACCGGGTCAGGTGGGTCTCCGGTTCTCGCCCGCCACCTGAAGCGGATTTACCGTGAACCTGTCTATGCCGTGGGTCTTCTCCCGGCCCCTGAGGAGGGAAGACTGTATACTTACAACGCAGCCAGGAGTCTTTCGACCCTTGTCCATGAGGCAGACAACGTCTTTGTCTTCGACAACGCCGCCTGGAAGAACGAGGGCGAGAGTGTTAAAAACGCCTATTCCAGACTGAACGAAGAGATTGTCCGTCGTTTCGGCGTCCTCTTCCGTGCCGGCGAGGTTGGGAAGGCGGGCGTCGGCGAGATGGTCGTCGACTCCTCTGAGGTGATCAACACCCTGAGAGGCGGCGGGATCTCCAGCGTGGGATATGCCGTTACCGAGGTCGTGAGCGAGCGGACCAAGAAGAAGAAGGGGCTCTTCGGTGGTCTGCGCGACACGTTTGCGAAGGAAGAAGATACCGCTGAAGAGGTGCTGACCGGAGAAGACAAGTCGGCGAAGGTGATCGCCCTGGTCAGGCGTGCGATGCTTGGCCGTCTCACTCTCCCCTGCGATTATTCGACTGCAGAGCGCGCGCTCGTGCTGGTGGCGGGCAATTCGTCTGAGATGGACCGGAAAGGAGTCGAGAAGGCGAAGAGCTGGGTCGAAGAGAATATCGCAGGTGTCGAGGTGCGTGGCGGCGATTACCCCGTGGACAGCAACTATGTCGCGGCGGTCGTCGTCCTCTCCACCATCGGCGAGGCGCCGAGGGTGCGTGACCTCTTTGAGATCGCAAAGCAGACCAAGGAAGAAGTGATCAGATCAAAAGAGAAGCGTACCTCAATGTTTGACGATGCAGGGATAGACCCGTTGTTCGAGTGA
- the thrC gene encoding threonine synthase yields MYRLSCIHCGAEYAPGEIIYTCPKCGHLLTVEYDLNTISVTKDEWARRPLSVWRYRELLPVTIKPVSLQEGGTPLYHLDRIGKELGLPHLYAKHEGMNPTGSFKDRGMTVGVSMALQLGMKSVACASTGNTSASLSAYAAKAGVPAVVLLPAGKVALGKVAQALMHGAKVIAIKDNFDRALELVRELCIKHGIYLLNSVNPYRLEGQKTIAFEAVDQLGDVPDRFVLPVGNAGNISAAYKGLRELEGLGFIDRLPMMTGIQAAGSQPVVQAVEGSLPEVVPQANPETVATAIRIGAPVNAEKALTAIRATGGTAAAVTDEEILSMQRDLAQKEGIGVEPASAASVAGIKKLVEEGAIDRDERIVCVVTGHLLKDPETVIKQCQPPIEIEATEQALLSVLHL; encoded by the coding sequence ATGTATCGTCTCTCGTGCATCCACTGTGGTGCCGAATACGCGCCCGGCGAGATCATCTATACATGCCCGAAGTGTGGACACCTGCTCACCGTCGAATATGACCTGAATACCATCTCCGTGACCAAGGACGAGTGGGCCCGCCGCCCCCTCTCGGTCTGGCGCTACCGGGAACTCCTCCCGGTCACCATCAAACCGGTCAGCCTCCAGGAAGGGGGCACGCCCCTCTACCACCTGGATCGGATCGGGAAAGAACTCGGTCTCCCGCACCTCTATGCCAAGCATGAAGGGATGAACCCGACCGGCTCATTCAAGGACCGGGGGATGACCGTCGGGGTCTCGATGGCCCTCCAGCTCGGGATGAAGAGCGTGGCCTGTGCGAGCACCGGCAACACCTCGGCCAGTCTGTCTGCATACGCGGCGAAAGCCGGCGTCCCGGCAGTCGTCCTCCTCCCGGCAGGCAAAGTCGCCCTCGGCAAGGTCGCCCAGGCCCTGATGCACGGCGCCAAAGTGATCGCAATCAAAGACAACTTCGACCGCGCCCTTGAACTGGTCCGCGAGCTCTGTATCAAACACGGGATCTATCTGTTGAACTCGGTCAACCCCTACCGTCTTGAAGGACAGAAGACCATCGCGTTCGAGGCCGTCGACCAGCTCGGCGACGTCCCCGACCGTTTCGTCCTCCCGGTCGGGAACGCAGGCAACATCTCCGCGGCCTACAAGGGGCTGCGCGAGCTCGAAGGTCTCGGGTTCATCGACCGCCTCCCGATGATGACCGGGATCCAGGCGGCCGGTTCGCAGCCTGTGGTGCAGGCCGTCGAAGGCAGTCTCCCTGAGGTCGTGCCCCAGGCAAACCCTGAGACCGTGGCCACCGCGATCAGGATCGGCGCACCGGTCAATGCCGAGAAGGCCCTGACCGCGATCAGGGCGACCGGCGGCACGGCCGCGGCGGTGACCGACGAAGAGATCCTCAGCATGCAGCGCGATCTTGCCCAGAAGGAGGGGATCGGGGTCGAACCCGCCTCTGCGGCCTCGGTCGCGGGGATCAAGAAACTTGTTGAGGAAGGGGCGATCGACAGGGACGAGCGGATTGTCTGTGTCGTGACCGGGCACCTCCTCAAAGATCCAGAGACGGTGATCAAACAATGTCAGCCTCCGATCGAGATCGAGGCCACCGAGCAGGCCTTGCTCTCTGTCTTGCACTTATAA
- a CDS encoding glycosyltransferase, which yields MTEEGVSVILPVFNDRTALEKAIPGSATALAEITDAFEVIVAEDGSTDGSPEFVEAWHRKDPRVRLLHADERLGRGKALNRAIASARYSTVCYYDVDLATDLVHLKELVRAIQAGADIATGSRLLPDSEIIRSGGREVASRGYNFLVRTILRSRLHDHQCGFKGFNRDRVLPLLDHVTAPHWFWDTEVLVRGQHAGYVIKEFPVVWRQGPGTTVRFKDVFSMGSQILGLWWHLHVAKD from the coding sequence ATGACTGAAGAAGGAGTTTCAGTCATTCTCCCCGTCTTCAATGACAGAACCGCACTTGAAAAGGCAATCCCAGGATCTGCCACCGCCCTTGCAGAGATCACCGATGCTTTCGAGGTGATCGTCGCAGAGGACGGCAGCACCGACGGGAGCCCTGAGTTCGTGGAGGCCTGGCACCGGAAAGACCCGAGAGTCCGCCTCCTCCATGCCGACGAGAGACTTGGCCGCGGCAAGGCCCTGAACCGGGCGATCGCATCAGCGCGCTATAGCACGGTCTGCTATTATGACGTCGACCTTGCGACCGACCTTGTGCATCTCAAGGAACTTGTCAGGGCAATCCAGGCGGGGGCCGACATCGCGACCGGATCGCGTCTCCTCCCTGACTCTGAGATCATCAGGAGCGGCGGGCGCGAGGTCGCGAGTCGCGGCTACAACTTCCTGGTCAGGACCATCCTCCGCAGTCGCCTTCATGACCATCAGTGTGGGTTCAAGGGTTTCAACCGCGACCGGGTTCTCCCTCTCCTCGACCACGTAACCGCCCCTCACTGGTTCTGGGACACCGAGGTACTGGTCCGCGGGCAGCATGCTGGCTACGTGATCAAGGAGTTCCCGGTGGTCTGGCGGCAGGGGCCAGGGACGACGGTGCGGTTCAAGGACGTCTTCTCGATGGGGTCGCAGATCCTTGGGCTCTGGTGGCATCTGCATGTGGCGAAGGACTAG
- a CDS encoding NAD(P)/FAD-dependent oxidoreductase: MDICIIGGGLTGLVAALPLSETSEVTILEKKPLLGGCMASYQRDGYWIEQYYHHCFAGDHHLFSLLDDLGLKDRLEWLKGSTGYYVDGKVHPLTSPMEIVRYPHLSFLDKARLGVLTLRAKGIDLAPLDDVPAGEYIRTHLGERIYTSFFEPLLRSKFGDRRDEVSAAWLISRIAIRSDRGVEGERLGYLNGGWHLLIDGLEERLLEKGCTIEKGTPVTSLAQKGEKWLVNGQAYDAVLATIPPQEIRRISGDETFSSIPYQGAACMTIGLDRDVTNGIYWLNMKDKAPYGAVVTHTNFAPRSRYGEDIVYLASYFAGEPVPGLKERMLTDFRRRFSIPEEAIHWSELAVEHFAGPVYTTGFAGLIPAYEGRGLYLAGMFSRPNYPERSMEGSIIAGLEVADRIRGGHDD; encoded by the coding sequence ATGGATATTTGTATCATAGGAGGTGGGCTCACCGGCCTTGTCGCCGCCCTCCCCCTCTCAGAGACCTCTGAGGTTACCATCCTTGAGAAAAAACCACTTCTCGGGGGATGTATGGCGTCGTACCAGAGAGACGGCTACTGGATCGAGCAGTACTATCACCACTGCTTTGCTGGCGACCATCATCTCTTCTCCCTTCTGGACGATCTCGGGCTTAAGGATCGTCTTGAGTGGCTCAAGGGCTCGACTGGATATTATGTGGACGGCAAGGTCCACCCGTTGACAAGTCCCATGGAGATCGTGCGCTACCCCCACCTCTCCTTTCTCGATAAAGCCCGTCTGGGGGTGCTCACCCTCAGGGCAAAGGGGATCGATCTCGCTCCCCTTGACGATGTCCCGGCCGGGGAATATATCAGAACACACCTCGGCGAGCGCATCTACACCTCATTCTTCGAACCGCTCCTCCGTAGCAAATTCGGAGACCGGCGCGACGAAGTCTCAGCCGCATGGCTCATCTCCAGGATTGCCATCAGGTCTGACCGCGGGGTCGAGGGGGAGCGGCTCGGCTACCTCAACGGGGGCTGGCACCTCCTCATCGATGGCCTTGAAGAGCGGCTTCTCGAGAAAGGGTGTACGATCGAGAAGGGAACCCCGGTCACCTCCCTTGCACAGAAGGGTGAGAAGTGGCTGGTGAACGGCCAGGCATATGATGCCGTGCTCGCCACCATCCCCCCGCAGGAGATCAGGCGGATCAGCGGGGACGAGACCTTCTCCTCCATCCCGTACCAGGGCGCGGCCTGCATGACCATCGGGCTTGACCGGGACGTGACCAACGGGATCTACTGGCTGAATATGAAGGACAAGGCGCCGTACGGGGCCGTGGTCACTCACACCAACTTTGCGCCTCGATCACGCTACGGCGAGGACATCGTCTATCTTGCCTCGTATTTTGCCGGCGAACCGGTGCCAGGGTTGAAAGAGCGGATGCTCACCGACTTCAGGCGGAGGTTCTCGATACCTGAAGAGGCGATCCACTGGAGCGAGCTTGCTGTCGAACACTTTGCCGGCCCGGTGTACACCACCGGATTTGCCGGGCTCATCCCGGCCTACGAGGGGCGCGGGCTGTACCTTGCCGGGATGTTCTCGCGTCCCAACTACCCTGAACGCTCGATGGAAGGGTCGATCATTGCCGGGCTTGAGGTGGCCGACCGGATCAGGGGAGGCCACGATGACTGA
- the rpl7ae gene encoding 50S ribosomal protein L7Ae: MAKTYVKFEVPEEIQNKALESLEIARDTGKIKKGSNEATKCIERGTAQLVLIGGDVEPEEIVMHLAPLCDEKQIPYLFITKQNEIGAASGLNVGSAAAAIVKPGKAKDLVEEVAKQVTELKA; this comes from the coding sequence ATGGCTAAGACCTATGTAAAATTTGAAGTTCCGGAAGAAATCCAGAACAAAGCACTCGAATCGCTTGAAATCGCACGGGACACCGGGAAGATCAAGAAGGGCTCCAACGAGGCCACCAAGTGCATTGAGCGCGGCACCGCCCAGCTCGTGCTCATCGGCGGCGACGTCGAGCCTGAAGAGATCGTGATGCACCTCGCACCACTCTGCGACGAGAAGCAGATCCCGTACCTCTTCATCACCAAGCAGAACGAGATCGGCGCGGCCAGTGGGCTGAACGTCGGCTCGGCGGCCGCTGCCATCGTCAAACCTGGCAAGGCAAAGGATCTTGTGGAAGAGGTTGCGAAGCAGGTCACCGAACTGAAGGCCTGA
- a CDS encoding 30S ribosomal protein S28e, which produces MADGTPAEVIEVIGSTGMHGEAMQVKCRILDGKNKGRIITRNTVGPIREGDILMLLETEREAKKLSRR; this is translated from the coding sequence ATGGCAGATGGAACACCCGCAGAGGTCATCGAAGTGATCGGCAGCACCGGGATGCATGGCGAGGCCATGCAGGTGAAGTGCCGGATCCTTGACGGGAAAAACAAGGGCCGGATCATCACCCGCAACACGGTCGGCCCTATTCGCGAAGGCGACATCCTGATGCTCCTTGAGACTGAGCGCGAAGCGAAGAAATTGTCGAGGCGGTGA
- a CDS encoding lysylphosphatidylglycerol synthase transmembrane domain-containing protein: MWRRTSAIVVPTVIAVGILAYMLWRVWDDLLMTLSHIEPIYLAIATGICILAWVLRGWRYQVILRGMAIRTSLSFSTACIFLSQTANLIIPARLGDLVRIFILKHERLATYSQGISSLVVERVFDVVTVAILGVVALPFVVGTPEWYLPLILLPIAGGAAFALFLWVMGDRTSENRILGIIFRMFSEIREASLHPRAILLLGVSSVGIWIVDILVCAIVVLMFGEQIPFAVVVLAVVVGNLVKAVPITPGGVGTYEFALAVTFELVGTAPATATVIAVVDHLIKNGVTLFGGVGALYFFGDWSVALMRRSFKEGISEEELREP; the protein is encoded by the coding sequence ATGTGGCGAAGGACTAGTGCGATTGTTGTCCCGACAGTCATCGCCGTTGGGATCCTTGCATATATGCTCTGGAGGGTCTGGGACGACCTGCTCATGACCCTCTCGCATATCGAGCCGATCTATCTGGCCATAGCCACCGGCATCTGCATCCTTGCCTGGGTACTGCGCGGGTGGCGGTACCAGGTTATCCTCAGGGGGATGGCGATCAGGACGTCGCTCTCCTTCTCCACGGCATGTATTTTCCTCTCCCAGACTGCAAACCTGATCATCCCGGCGCGACTCGGCGACCTGGTCAGGATCTTTATTCTCAAGCACGAGAGACTGGCGACCTACTCGCAGGGCATCTCTTCGCTGGTGGTGGAGCGGGTCTTTGACGTGGTGACGGTGGCCATCCTTGGCGTGGTGGCCCTCCCCTTTGTCGTGGGAACGCCTGAATGGTACCTGCCTCTCATCCTCCTCCCGATCGCGGGGGGGGCCGCCTTCGCCCTCTTCCTCTGGGTGATGGGCGACCGGACCTCAGAGAACCGGATCCTTGGCATTATCTTTCGGATGTTCTCAGAGATCAGGGAGGCCTCCCTTCACCCCAGGGCCATACTCCTCCTCGGGGTCTCGTCGGTCGGGATCTGGATCGTGGATATCCTGGTCTGCGCCATCGTTGTCCTGATGTTTGGTGAGCAGATCCCCTTTGCCGTGGTCGTGCTGGCAGTCGTCGTCGGCAACCTTGTCAAGGCGGTCCCGATCACCCCTGGCGGAGTCGGGACCTATGAGTTCGCCCTTGCCGTCACCTTTGAACTTGTCGGGACGGCGCCGGCCACGGCCACCGTCATCGCGGTTGTCGACCATCTCATCAAGAACGGGGTCACCCTCTTTGGTGGGGTGGGGGCGCTGTACTTCTTTGGCGACTGGTCGGTCGCCCTGATGAGACGTTCATTCAAGGAGGGGATCTCAGAGGAGGAACTGCGTGAGCCCTGA